From Streptomyces sp. NBC_00775, one genomic window encodes:
- a CDS encoding purine-cytosine permease family protein codes for MTTSITEIETYGVERIPDEDRTARPIDLFRLAFGGANTFATCVLGAFPILFGLSFWQGLAATVLGLVAGALLLAPMALFGPANGTNNAVGSSAHLGVHGRVVGSFLSLLTAVAFFSISVWSSGDALVGGAHRLVHVPESDVTYGIAYAIFAGLVLVVCIYGFRFMLLVNKIAVMAASALFVLGAFAFAGDFDPGYAGSFASTADPLFWPSFIGAALIVLSNPVSFGAFLGDWSRYIPAGTSRRRVMGAAFLAQIATLLPFLFGLATASIIASKASKYVDPAAPNYVGGLLAISPGWYFLPLCLIALIGGLSTGTTSLYGTGLDFSSVFTRFNRVQATFFIGALSIAFIFVGRFALNLAQSISTFATLIITCTAPWMVVMTLGYVTRRGWYDADALQVFNRRQRGGRYWFTHGWNWRGMSTWLVSAVVALLFTNLPGQFVGPLGNLAGGTDISLPVGLALAVVLYLALLTLFPEPRDVYGPAGPRFVRASDAPVPPITGGTDETVTEPAMAL; via the coding sequence GTGACAACCTCGATCACCGAAATCGAGACCTATGGTGTCGAGCGGATCCCGGACGAGGACCGCACAGCCCGCCCGATCGATCTGTTCCGGCTCGCTTTCGGCGGCGCCAACACCTTCGCGACCTGTGTGCTGGGCGCGTTCCCGATCCTCTTCGGGCTCTCCTTCTGGCAGGGTCTCGCGGCAACCGTCCTCGGCCTCGTCGCGGGTGCGCTGCTGCTGGCCCCGATGGCACTGTTCGGCCCCGCCAACGGCACGAACAACGCCGTCGGTTCCTCCGCGCACCTGGGCGTGCACGGCCGGGTCGTCGGCTCGTTCCTCTCCCTGCTCACCGCCGTCGCGTTCTTCTCGATCTCGGTGTGGTCCTCGGGAGACGCGCTCGTCGGCGGCGCGCACCGGCTCGTCCACGTCCCCGAGTCGGACGTCACCTACGGCATCGCGTACGCGATCTTCGCCGGGCTCGTGCTGGTCGTCTGCATCTACGGTTTCCGGTTCATGCTGCTGGTCAACAAGATCGCGGTGATGGCGGCGTCGGCCCTCTTCGTGCTCGGCGCCTTCGCCTTCGCGGGTGACTTCGACCCCGGTTACGCGGGATCCTTCGCCTCCACCGCCGACCCGCTGTTCTGGCCGTCGTTCATCGGCGCCGCGCTGATCGTGCTCTCCAACCCGGTCTCCTTCGGCGCGTTCCTCGGCGACTGGTCCCGCTACATCCCGGCCGGGACCTCGCGCCGCCGGGTGATGGGGGCCGCGTTCCTCGCCCAGATCGCCACCCTGCTGCCGTTCCTCTTCGGCCTGGCCACCGCGTCGATCATCGCGTCGAAGGCCTCGAAGTACGTCGACCCGGCCGCCCCCAACTACGTGGGCGGACTGCTCGCGATCTCGCCCGGCTGGTACTTCCTGCCGCTCTGCCTGATCGCCCTGATCGGCGGCCTCTCCACCGGCACGACGTCCCTGTACGGCACGGGGCTCGACTTCTCCAGCGTCTTCACGCGCTTCAACCGCGTCCAGGCCACCTTCTTCATCGGCGCCCTGTCCATCGCCTTCATCTTCGTCGGCCGCTTCGCGCTCAACCTCGCGCAGTCCATCTCCACCTTCGCCACGCTGATCATCACCTGCACCGCACCGTGGATGGTCGTCATGACGCTGGGCTATGTCACCCGGCGCGGCTGGTACGACGCGGACGCGCTGCAGGTCTTCAACCGCCGCCAGCGCGGCGGCCGCTACTGGTTCACCCACGGCTGGAACTGGCGCGGCATGTCCACCTGGCTCGTCTCGGCCGTCGTGGCGCTCCTCTTCACCAACCTGCCCGGCCAGTTCGTCGGCCCGCTCGGCAACCTCGCGGGCGGTACGGACATCTCGCTGCCGGTCGGCCTCGCCCTCGCGGTCGTGCTCTACCTCGCCCTGCTCACTCTGTTCCCCGAGCCGCGCGACGTGTACGGACCGGCCGGACCCCGCTTCGTCCGGGCCTCGGACGCTCCCGTGCCGCCGATCACCGGCGGCACCGACGAGACCGTCACCGAGCCCGCGATGGCCCTCTGA
- a CDS encoding DUF4232 domain-containing protein: MSWKSYVLGAATAAALLASTACEPGSTTGSDDAKPSDHPSATNSATPGGTASATPSGSSGDTGGSDGNGGGNGDSGTIAACTGEDLAVSATKEPADSKEARHLLLTVQNAGDKTCNVYHYPYVKIGDAKGTTPVIKDSDPDSGKPVTLAPGDEAYAALLVAGGAMDEYEANSITLTLHSSRLGSKAGDPIDVPIPVDTVYADDGQLVTYWTTASGYALDFITSK; encoded by the coding sequence ATGAGCTGGAAGTCCTACGTCCTCGGGGCCGCGACGGCCGCCGCGCTGCTCGCGTCCACGGCGTGTGAGCCGGGCTCGACCACGGGCTCGGATGACGCCAAGCCTTCGGACCACCCGAGCGCGACGAATTCGGCGACGCCGGGTGGGACGGCTTCGGCGACGCCGAGCGGGAGTTCGGGCGACACCGGCGGAAGCGACGGCAACGGCGGCGGGAACGGTGACAGCGGCACCATCGCCGCCTGCACCGGAGAAGACCTCGCGGTCTCCGCCACGAAGGAGCCCGCGGACAGCAAGGAAGCCAGGCACCTCCTCCTCACCGTCCAGAACGCCGGCGACAAGACGTGCAACGTCTACCACTATCCCTACGTGAAGATCGGCGACGCCAAGGGCACGACCCCCGTGATCAAGGACAGCGACCCGGACTCGGGGAAGCCCGTGACCCTCGCTCCGGGTGACGAGGCGTACGCCGCTCTGCTTGTCGCCGGCGGCGCCATGGACGAGTACGAGGCGAACAGCATCACCCTCACCCTCCACAGCAGCCGGCTCGGCAGCAAGGCGGGCGACCCGATCGACGTCCCCATCCCCGTCGACACGGTGTACGCGGACGACGGTCAGCTTGTCACCTACTGGACGACGGCCTCCGGCTATGCCCTGGACTTCATCACGTCGAAGTGA
- a CDS encoding MFS transporter: MDGDRRGWRQCLLGGAVFAVCMAGTTLPTPLYGLYQEKFGFSEQTVTVVYAVYAFGVIGVLLLAGNASDSVGRRPVLLWGLGCAAASAVCFLCATGLGWLYAGRLLSGLSAGLFTGAATAYVMELAPSGGASRATFVATAANMGGLGCGPLLAGVLAQYAPWPLYLPFVVHLALVACSAAVLLRLPETVRERRPLSTVRPQRPGLPPQVRAVFAPAAIASFVGFALFGVFTSVSPAFLAQSLNVHNHAVSGLVVALAFFASTAGQLAVGRVGVGRSLPLGCAGLLAGLALLAGALRWDLFLLVVLSAIVGGGGQGLAFRGALSAVADASPADRRAAVISTLFVVAYAGISVPVIGVGVLAVHIGLEDAGLVFIACMAVLVSTAAVYLLRRPVPART, encoded by the coding sequence ATGGACGGTGATCGCCGAGGGTGGCGCCAGTGTTTGCTCGGCGGGGCGGTGTTCGCCGTGTGCATGGCCGGCACCACGCTGCCGACCCCGCTCTACGGCCTCTACCAGGAGAAGTTCGGGTTCTCCGAGCAGACGGTCACCGTCGTGTACGCCGTGTACGCCTTCGGGGTCATCGGCGTGCTGCTGCTCGCGGGCAACGCCTCGGACTCCGTGGGCAGGCGTCCGGTGCTGCTGTGGGGCCTGGGATGCGCGGCGGCGAGCGCCGTCTGCTTCCTGTGCGCCACCGGGCTGGGCTGGCTGTATGCGGGGCGGCTGCTGTCGGGACTGTCCGCCGGTCTGTTCACCGGGGCTGCCACGGCGTACGTGATGGAGCTGGCCCCGTCCGGCGGCGCCTCCCGGGCCACGTTCGTGGCGACGGCCGCCAACATGGGCGGGCTGGGGTGCGGTCCGCTGCTCGCCGGAGTGCTCGCGCAGTACGCTCCCTGGCCGCTGTACCTGCCGTTCGTCGTGCATCTCGCCCTGGTGGCCTGCTCGGCCGCCGTCCTGCTGCGGCTTCCGGAGACCGTACGCGAGCGGCGGCCGCTGAGTACCGTACGGCCGCAACGGCCCGGCCTGCCCCCGCAGGTGCGGGCGGTGTTCGCGCCGGCGGCGATCGCCTCGTTCGTGGGGTTCGCGTTGTTCGGGGTGTTCACCTCGGTCAGCCCGGCGTTCCTCGCACAGTCCCTGAACGTGCACAACCACGCCGTGAGCGGGCTGGTCGTCGCACTGGCCTTCTTCGCCTCGACCGCCGGGCAGCTGGCCGTCGGCCGGGTCGGGGTGGGGCGATCGCTGCCCCTGGGCTGCGCCGGACTCCTCGCCGGGCTGGCGCTGCTCGCGGGCGCGCTGCGGTGGGATCTGTTCCTGCTGGTGGTGCTGAGCGCGATCGTCGGCGGGGGCGGGCAGGGGCTGGCGTTTCGCGGGGCACTGTCCGCGGTGGCCGACGCGTCTCCCGCGGACCGGCGCGCGGCGGTGATCTCGACGCTGTTCGTGGTGGCTTACGCGGGTATCTCGGTGCCGGTGATCGGCGTAGGGGTACTGGCGGTTCATATCGGTCTGGAGGACGCGGGTCTGGTGTTCATCGCGTGCATGGCCGTCCTGGTCTCGACCGCGGCCGTCTACCTGCTCCGGCGGCCGGTACCGGCGAGGACGTGA
- a CDS encoding hydrolase: MAVTTLDPRTALVLIDLQNGIVGNPGLAPYPAAEVVTRASRLADAFRGVGLPVVLVRVTAAADGADATPGRIDGGSRSRTWPEGWDVLVDELAGHPEDITVTKRNWGAFYGTDLDLQLRRRGITQIVLAGIATSIGVESSARAAHEHGYHVTLATDAMSDIDIETHRNSVERIFPRLGETGTTAEIVELLAKTHG, translated from the coding sequence ATGGCTGTCACCACGCTCGACCCCCGTACCGCCCTCGTCCTCATCGACCTGCAGAACGGCATCGTCGGGAACCCGGGCCTCGCCCCGTACCCCGCCGCCGAGGTCGTCACGCGGGCGAGCCGGCTCGCCGACGCCTTCCGTGGCGTGGGCCTCCCCGTGGTCCTCGTGCGGGTCACCGCCGCCGCCGACGGAGCGGACGCCACGCCCGGCCGGATCGACGGCGGCAGCCGCTCCCGGACCTGGCCGGAGGGCTGGGACGTCCTCGTCGACGAACTGGCCGGGCACCCCGAGGACATCACTGTGACCAAGCGGAACTGGGGCGCCTTCTACGGCACCGACCTCGACCTGCAGCTGCGCCGCCGCGGGATCACCCAGATCGTGCTGGCCGGCATCGCCACCAGCATCGGCGTGGAGTCCAGCGCCCGTGCCGCCCACGAACACGGCTACCACGTCACCCTGGCCACCGACGCCATGTCCGACATCGACATCGAGACCCACCGCAACAGCGTCGAGCGGATCTTCCCCCGCCTCGGCGAGACCGGCACGACCGCGGAGATCGTCGAGCTGCTGGCCAAGACCCACGGCTGA
- a CDS encoding MarR family winged helix-turn-helix transcriptional regulator: protein MDQSTEGVSESAGRAARDLRVAFGLLHRRIREVSETEELTPSQLSALTLVSKSGAATASGLAATEGVRPQSMAAVLAALDQHGLIERNPDPRDGRRQLVTLTDAGRERVEGTRQAREEWLARAFQDQCIEAERQTVIEAMAVLERLTRP from the coding sequence ATGGATCAGAGCACCGAGGGTGTCTCCGAGTCGGCCGGTCGCGCCGCGCGTGATCTGCGGGTGGCGTTCGGTCTGCTGCACCGGCGGATCCGGGAGGTCTCCGAGACGGAGGAACTCACGCCGTCCCAGTTGTCCGCACTGACGCTGGTCAGCAAGAGCGGGGCCGCCACGGCCAGTGGGCTCGCGGCCACCGAGGGGGTCCGCCCGCAGTCGATGGCCGCCGTCCTCGCCGCGCTCGACCAGCACGGGCTGATCGAGCGCAACCCGGATCCCCGCGACGGCCGGCGTCAGCTGGTCACCCTGACCGACGCCGGGCGTGAGCGCGTCGAGGGCACGCGGCAGGCCCGTGAGGAGTGGCTGGCCCGGGCTTTCCAGGATCAGTGCATCGAAGCCGAGCGGCAGACCGTCATCGAGGCGATGGCCGTACTGGAACGGCTCACCCGGCCCTGA
- a CDS encoding YybH family protein, producing MSTTTVQEIRAAADALVAAFAEGRLDDYFGAFAPDATFIFHTTPQRLGSTAEYRALWQQWVEQDGFRILGCTSSAQLIQHFGDTAVFSHDVETRVATNAGEETVQERETIVFARADDGGWTAVHEHLSARTAA from the coding sequence ATGAGCACCACCACCGTCCAGGAAATCCGTGCCGCCGCGGACGCCCTCGTCGCCGCTTTCGCCGAGGGCCGCCTCGACGACTACTTCGGCGCTTTCGCCCCGGACGCGACCTTCATCTTCCACACCACCCCGCAGCGGCTCGGCTCCACGGCCGAGTACCGCGCGCTCTGGCAGCAGTGGGTGGAGCAGGACGGCTTCCGCATCCTCGGCTGCACCTCGTCCGCACAGCTGATCCAGCACTTCGGCGACACGGCCGTCTTCAGCCATGACGTCGAAACCCGGGTCGCCACCAACGCCGGCGAGGAGACGGTCCAGGAGCGGGAGACCATCGTCTTCGCCCGCGCCGACGACGGCGGCTGGACGGCCGTCCACGAGCACCTTTCCGCCCGTACCGCCGCCTGA
- a CDS encoding right-handed parallel beta-helix repeat-containing protein — protein MKKTILVAVCVAVATAFPAVPSQAAQAVLVVDDNGAQCPGAPFTTIQAAITAASPGGEIRVCAGTYNEVVTVNKANLRLVGPAAAPSGTVCSQAGAPNPSRQAIIQSADGSGSVRLMEDGIRFSRFTVQNNTSSYGIVASAAYSGYQVRQNVIQDNVFGVYFNSSGTNLSEVEQNCIRENNEPGSASGNGVYSDAGLKNADIENNTFSGNENSGVLLDALAPGGVDNVRVNRNTSLKDRAFAFIFKSSNVSVGNNIIQDNFGAPGIFFGDSNTNLRITSNTIERGFLGVRANAFGLSPNTNVTITSNVIRNSKSSTVGHGISVAANSLGNSVISRNIASDNAGDGIRIDAGGNGGNTIDSNIARRSGMLDCRDATSGAGTDGTANTWIRNIGPNAAPPGICR, from the coding sequence ATGAAGAAGACGATTCTTGTCGCGGTGTGCGTCGCAGTGGCTACAGCGTTCCCGGCAGTGCCCAGCCAGGCAGCTCAGGCCGTACTCGTTGTGGATGACAACGGAGCGCAATGCCCGGGTGCACCTTTCACCACGATCCAGGCAGCGATTACTGCGGCCTCGCCGGGAGGTGAGATCAGGGTCTGCGCCGGAACATACAACGAGGTTGTCACCGTGAACAAGGCGAATTTGCGGTTGGTCGGACCGGCCGCCGCCCCCAGTGGGACAGTGTGCAGCCAGGCCGGAGCTCCGAATCCGTCTAGGCAGGCGATCATTCAGTCGGCGGATGGCTCAGGCAGTGTCCGCTTGATGGAGGACGGCATCAGGTTCTCCCGCTTCACCGTTCAGAACAATACCTCCAGTTATGGCATTGTCGCGAGTGCGGCATACTCGGGCTACCAAGTACGGCAGAACGTAATCCAGGACAACGTATTCGGAGTCTATTTCAACTCCAGCGGCACAAACCTCTCCGAGGTTGAACAGAACTGTATCCGCGAGAACAATGAACCCGGTTCTGCAAGCGGCAATGGAGTCTACTCGGACGCGGGCCTGAAGAACGCGGACATCGAAAACAACACATTTTCCGGTAACGAGAACTCTGGTGTCCTTCTGGACGCACTGGCACCCGGAGGAGTCGACAATGTCAGAGTAAATAGAAACACCTCTTTGAAGGATAGAGCCTTTGCGTTCATCTTCAAGTCCAGCAACGTCTCCGTAGGGAATAACATCATCCAGGACAACTTTGGCGCCCCCGGGATCTTCTTCGGAGACAGCAATACGAATTTGAGGATCACCTCCAACACCATTGAGAGGGGCTTCCTAGGCGTGCGGGCCAACGCCTTTGGCCTTTCACCCAACACCAACGTCACCATCACCAGCAACGTCATCAGAAATTCCAAATCAAGCACCGTCGGCCACGGCATCAGCGTGGCAGCGAACTCGCTCGGGAACTCCGTCATCTCCCGGAACATCGCCAGCGACAACGCGGGCGACGGCATCCGCATCGATGCCGGCGGCAACGGGGGCAACACCATCGACTCCAACATCGCCCGCCGCAGCGGCATGCTCGACTGCCGCGACGCCACCAGCGGCGCCGGCACCGACGGCACGGCCAACACCTGGATTCGAAACATTGGCCCGAACGCGGCCCCTCCCGGCATCTGCCGCTGA
- a CDS encoding PucR family transcriptional regulator produces MASDKLTVKDLLSFPALQLSVKAGHGGLDRSVSWAHASELADPTPWLLGAEVIMTTGLAVPLDAAGQRAYLERLDDAGVSALALSAQLHMPPLHDAFFRAAEERGFPVLEVPLAVPFIAVAQEVAASVQEDARHRLGAQLQVFGALRWLVAENLDTPALLRRLEGLSGYDVYLCTPQGRPLLPGVPAPDPGVLPASVDAPPTIPGGFVLPVPAPGGPAGFLVAYERQGAQPAGLAVAQHIATVAALRLAMVRNERETLRREGAETLAELLQEVLDPEVARRRLARHAIEGDTVLLVVRNTTDEALLCCLEERPHLLLTRGEDRYVLGAPELAAAVGELPDVAAGMSRPFLPGAALKVAQREALWAVSKAAESGRPVVRYGDDSTGRWLPDDPAVLTALVEHVLGEVLRYDEAHDSQLLVSARTWMERDRRTETAAAALHIHPNTLAYRLRRFSALTDRDLTSTGALAEVWLAIQAAGALGLTG; encoded by the coding sequence GTGGCCAGCGACAAACTCACCGTCAAGGATCTGCTCTCCTTCCCGGCACTCCAGCTCTCCGTGAAGGCCGGCCATGGCGGTCTGGACCGGTCCGTTTCCTGGGCGCACGCCAGCGAGCTCGCCGATCCGACGCCCTGGCTCCTGGGCGCCGAGGTGATCATGACGACGGGTCTGGCGGTCCCTCTTGACGCGGCCGGGCAGCGCGCCTATCTGGAGCGGCTGGACGACGCCGGGGTGTCCGCTCTCGCGCTCTCCGCGCAGTTGCACATGCCCCCGCTGCACGACGCGTTCTTCCGGGCGGCGGAGGAGCGCGGTTTCCCGGTCCTCGAAGTGCCGCTCGCCGTCCCGTTCATCGCTGTCGCCCAGGAGGTCGCGGCCTCGGTCCAGGAGGACGCCCGGCACCGGCTGGGCGCGCAGCTCCAGGTCTTCGGCGCGCTGCGCTGGCTGGTCGCCGAGAACCTCGACACACCGGCGCTGCTGCGCCGTCTCGAAGGCCTGTCGGGTTACGACGTCTACCTCTGCACGCCCCAGGGCCGTCCGCTGCTGCCCGGCGTTCCCGCGCCGGATCCGGGTGTCCTGCCCGCTTCCGTCGACGCTCCACCGACGATCCCGGGCGGATTCGTCCTCCCGGTGCCCGCGCCCGGCGGCCCGGCGGGCTTTCTCGTCGCGTACGAGCGTCAGGGCGCCCAGCCCGCGGGACTCGCCGTCGCCCAGCACATCGCCACCGTGGCGGCGCTGCGGCTGGCGATGGTGCGCAACGAGCGCGAGACGCTGCGCCGCGAGGGCGCGGAGACGCTGGCCGAGCTGCTGCAGGAGGTGCTCGACCCGGAGGTGGCGCGCCGCCGGCTCGCCCGGCACGCGATCGAGGGCGACACCGTGCTTCTCGTGGTGCGCAACACCACCGACGAGGCGCTGCTGTGCTGCCTGGAGGAGCGTCCTCATCTGCTGCTCACCCGGGGTGAGGACCGCTACGTCCTGGGGGCGCCGGAACTGGCGGCGGCCGTCGGTGAGCTGCCGGACGTGGCAGCCGGGATGAGCCGCCCCTTCCTTCCTGGCGCCGCACTGAAGGTCGCCCAGCGCGAGGCGCTCTGGGCAGTCTCCAAGGCCGCGGAGTCGGGCCGCCCCGTCGTCCGGTACGGCGACGACTCGACGGGCCGGTGGCTGCCCGACGACCCCGCCGTCCTGACCGCACTGGTCGAGCACGTGCTCGGCGAGGTCCTGCGCTACGACGAGGCCCATGACTCGCAGCTGCTGGTCTCCGCCCGCACCTGGATGGAGCGCGACCGCCGTACCGAGACGGCCGCGGCGGCGCTCCACATCCACCCGAACACCCTCGCCTACCGGCTGCGCCGCTTCAGTGCTCTCACCGATCGTGACCTGACGTCGACGGGGGCCCTGGCCGAGGTCTGGCTGGCGATCCAGGCAGCGGGGGCACTGGGCCTCACCGGCTGA
- a CDS encoding gamma-aminobutyraldehyde dehydrogenase encodes MSTTFRNYIDGVLVDAKDGRTLDVVDPTTGDVYATSPLSAAADVDAAMAAAAAAFPVWRDTTPSVRQRALLKIADAMEARADELVAAESRDTGKPLYLTRSEELAPAIDQVRFFAGAARMLEGRSAGEYMEGMTSIIRREPVGVCAQVAPWNYPLLMAVWKFAPALAAGNAVVLKPSDTTPASTVLIAEIIGGVLEELGLPQGIFNVVCGDRETGRLMVEHPTPAMASITGSVRAGIQVAQSAAKDVKRVHLELGGKAPAVIFEDADLTKAVEDLVVGGFFNAGQDCTAATRVLVHESVHDEFVAALAKAAADTKTGQPDDEDVLYGPLNNANQLAQVSGFIERLPEHATIEAGGHRVGEKGYFYAPTVVSGLRQDDEIIQNEVFGPVMTVQSFTDEAQAVRYANGVEYALASSVWTKDHARAMRMSKNLDFGCVWINTHMALVAEMPHGGFKKSGYGKDLSAYGFEDYTRIKHVMTSL; translated from the coding sequence ATGAGCACCACGTTCCGCAACTACATCGACGGCGTACTCGTCGACGCCAAGGACGGCCGCACGCTCGATGTGGTGGACCCCACCACCGGTGACGTCTACGCGACCTCCCCGCTCTCGGCCGCGGCGGACGTCGACGCGGCGATGGCGGCCGCCGCCGCGGCGTTCCCCGTCTGGCGCGACACCACACCGTCCGTACGGCAGCGCGCGCTGCTGAAGATCGCCGACGCGATGGAGGCACGGGCCGACGAGCTGGTCGCCGCGGAGAGCCGGGACACCGGCAAGCCGCTCTACCTCACCCGCAGCGAGGAACTCGCCCCCGCCATCGACCAGGTCCGCTTCTTCGCGGGCGCTGCGCGCATGCTGGAGGGCCGCTCGGCCGGCGAGTACATGGAGGGGATGACCTCCATCATCCGCCGCGAGCCGGTCGGTGTGTGCGCGCAGGTCGCGCCGTGGAACTACCCCTTGCTGATGGCGGTGTGGAAGTTCGCCCCGGCGCTCGCGGCGGGCAACGCGGTGGTCCTCAAGCCCTCGGACACCACCCCGGCGTCCACCGTGCTGATCGCCGAGATCATCGGCGGTGTCCTGGAGGAGCTGGGCCTGCCCCAGGGCATCTTCAACGTGGTCTGCGGCGACCGCGAGACCGGCCGCCTGATGGTGGAGCACCCGACCCCCGCGATGGCCTCCATCACCGGTTCGGTACGCGCCGGCATCCAGGTCGCCCAGAGCGCGGCCAAGGACGTCAAGCGGGTCCACCTGGAGCTCGGCGGCAAGGCCCCGGCGGTGATCTTCGAGGACGCCGACCTGACGAAGGCGGTCGAGGACCTGGTGGTCGGCGGCTTCTTCAACGCCGGCCAGGACTGCACGGCCGCGACCCGCGTCCTGGTCCACGAGTCGGTCCACGACGAGTTCGTGGCGGCGCTGGCGAAGGCCGCGGCGGACACGAAGACCGGGCAGCCGGACGACGAGGACGTGCTGTACGGCCCGCTCAACAACGCGAACCAGCTCGCCCAGGTCAGCGGCTTCATCGAGCGCCTCCCCGAGCACGCCACGATCGAGGCGGGCGGCCACCGGGTCGGCGAGAAGGGCTACTTCTACGCCCCGACCGTGGTCTCCGGCCTCCGGCAGGACGACGAGATCATCCAGAACGAGGTCTTCGGCCCGGTCATGACCGTCCAGTCGTTCACGGACGAGGCCCAGGCCGTGCGGTACGCCAACGGCGTCGAGTACGCGCTGGCCTCCTCGGTGTGGACCAAGGACCACGCGCGCGCGATGCGGATGTCGAAGAACCTCGACTTCGGCTGCGTGTGGATCAACACCCACATGGCACTCGTCGCCGAGATGCCGCACGGCGGATTCAAGAAGTCCGGCTACGGCAAGGACCTCTCCGCGTACGGCTTCGAGGACTACACCCGGATCAAGCACGTCATGACGTCGCTCTGA
- a CDS encoding L,D-transpeptidase → MLVGTSACGGNGSDKASGDDAKAPGKASASASPSPTKPAGPPMLLDTITPQTGATVGVAMPVSVIFTNPVAAKARATVEKHMKVSASQPVAGAWHWMGDKRADWRPKTYWPANTTVKIDADMTGVSNGNGRYGVHAYTHTFKIGDDVRADVSVTGHTMKVTRNGEAVRTLSINAGSAEYPTWNGTMAVIDKQEKVHMTSCSVGISCDKGSANYYDLTLPWDVHLTQSGTYVHYSTGDPTPGSGSARGSHGCVHLSLSDAKWFYGQVKQGDPVTITGSSRAKAPADNGYADFNLGWDQWLAGSASGEQTTATL, encoded by the coding sequence ATGCTGGTGGGCACGAGTGCCTGCGGCGGGAACGGCAGCGACAAGGCGAGCGGGGACGACGCGAAGGCGCCGGGCAAGGCGAGCGCGAGTGCCTCGCCGTCACCGACGAAGCCCGCGGGCCCGCCGATGCTGCTGGACACGATCACCCCGCAGACGGGAGCCACGGTAGGCGTGGCCATGCCGGTCTCCGTGATCTTCACGAACCCGGTGGCGGCGAAGGCGCGGGCCACGGTCGAGAAGCACATGAAGGTGAGCGCCTCGCAGCCGGTGGCCGGCGCCTGGCACTGGATGGGCGACAAGCGCGCCGACTGGCGACCGAAGACGTACTGGCCCGCCAACACGACGGTGAAGATCGACGCCGACATGACGGGCGTCAGCAACGGCAACGGACGCTACGGCGTGCACGCCTACACGCACACCTTCAAGATCGGCGACGACGTGCGCGCGGATGTCTCGGTGACCGGCCACACCATGAAGGTGACCCGGAACGGCGAGGCGGTACGCACCCTGTCGATCAACGCGGGAAGCGCCGAGTATCCGACGTGGAACGGCACGATGGCCGTCATCGACAAGCAGGAGAAGGTCCACATGACCTCCTGCAGCGTCGGCATCAGCTGCGACAAGGGCAGCGCCAACTACTACGACCTGACGCTGCCTTGGGACGTCCACCTGACCCAGTCCGGCACGTACGTGCACTATTCGACCGGTGACCCCACTCCGGGCAGCGGCAGCGCCCGCGGTTCGCACGGCTGCGTCCATCTGTCGCTGTCGGACGCCAAGTGGTTCTACGGCCAGGTCAAGCAGGGCGACCCGGTCACCATCACCGGCTCCTCCCGCGCCAAGGCCCCGGCCGACAACGGCTACGCCGACTTCAACCTGGGATGGGACCAGTGGCTCGCGGGCAGCGCGTCCGGGGAGCAGACGACCGCGACGCTGTGA